A genome region from Falco biarmicus isolate bFalBia1 chromosome 11, bFalBia1.pri, whole genome shotgun sequence includes the following:
- the ARMH1 gene encoding armadillo-like helical domain containing protein 1, producing MVALGNVDHMASQRHASISLEYFVHAFPFMEECIKAALGHTLFQHFMDSPETWYTKMDPVQAEELVSNTVDIPRDMARMQSTAASAGHASGPVSSFPLASCTSTMLHPPQEAKPFEGTPGSTVDSLHEIDFGSLAAAGAGHSSPVF from the exons ATGGTTGCTTTGGGGAACGTGGATCACATGGCCAGCCAGAGACATGCCAGCATCTCCCTGGAG TATTTTGTCCACGCATTTCCCTTCATGGAGGAGTGCATAAAGGCGGCACTAGGACACACACTATTCCAGCATTTTATG GACAGTCCTGAGACCTGGTACACAAAAATGGATCCAGTCCAGGCTGAAGAACTAGTCTCCAATACAGTAGACATCCCCAGAGACATGGCAAGGATGCAGTCCACAGCAG cTTCTGCAGGACATGCCAGTGGCCCTGTATCCAGCTTCCCACTGGCTTCGTGTACATCCACCATGCTGCACCCTCCACAGGAAGCAAAGCCCTTTGAGGGCACTCCAGGCTCTACTGTAGATTCACTGCATGAAATTGACTTtggcagccttgctgctgctggagctgggcacagctcaCCAGTTTTTTAG